The following DNA comes from Salvelinus sp. IW2-2015 linkage group LG1, ASM291031v2, whole genome shotgun sequence.
aacttgacagagcaccTTTTTTAAATGCAAAAAATATTGAACAATCGAGGTGTTCagggctcttagagacttacccagaaagactcacagctttaatcgctgccaaaggggattctaacatgtattgactcaaggggttgaatacttgtctaatcaagatatattagtgttttattttacattacatagtgtagatcgttgacaaaaaatgacaaatccattttaGTCCAACTTTGtgtaacaacaacatgtggaaaaagtcaagggttgtgaatactttgaaggatttgtgatttgttattattataccacaaaaccttatttctctcttGTATATAGTCCACGACGGTAGCTGTGACTGCTGGGGTGGTATTGCTGTCCACTGTGGGCATAATTGTAGCCCTCTATCTAGGCAAGAAGAAGAAGCCTCCAGTCACCTTGCTTGACCCTACTCAAAAATACCAGCTAACACTCATCGATAAAGAGGTACTGTGGGCTATTGAAACAGATACTCTGTATCAAATTAATTATACATTTTTGGTCTGTGCTTCAGAGGCCTGTGCCTAATTCATATATGTACTTCATGGAAATAATTTTTGTCTTAACATTTTACCGAATGTTGATAGTCGTGCTTGATGCATTGCATTGTGACAAccaatgtacactacatgaccaaaagtatgtggacacctgctcgtggaacatctcattccaaaatcatgggcgtcaatatggagttggtccccttttgctgctataacagcctccactcatctgggaaggctttccactagatgttggaatattgctgcggggacttccattcagccacaagataattagtgaggtcgggcactgatgttgggcgattaggcctggctcgcagttttctttccaattcatcccaaatgtgtttgatggggttgaggtcagagctctgtgcaggccagtcaagttcttccacaccgacctcgacaaagcatttctgtatggacctagctttgtgtatgggagcattgtcatgctgaacaggaaagggccttccccaaactgttgccacaaagttggaagcacagaatcatctagaatgtcattttatgctgtagtgttaagatttcccttcactggacctattcctcctccaccaaactttacagttggcattggggcaggtagcaatCTCCTGgcaatccgccaaacccagatttgtccgtcagattgccagatggtgaagcgtgattcatcaatccaaagaacgtgtttccactgctccagagtccaatggtggcgagctttacaccactccagccggcgcttggcattgcgcatggtgatcttcagCACTTCCAGTTGACCGGGTCAGCTGTAGCAGGgttgaaatttgacgaactgacttgttggtaaggtacgatgccacgttgaaagtcactgagctcttcagtaaggccattccactgccaatgtttgtctatggagattgcatggctgtgtgatcaatttttatacacctctcagcaacggatgtgactgaaatagccaaatccagtaATTTAaaggtccacatacttttgtatatacagttgaagtcggaagtttacatacacttaggttggaatcattaaaacttgattttcaaccactccacacattttcttgttaacaaactatagttttggcaagtcggttaggacatatactttgtgcatgacacaagtaatttttccaacaattgtttacagacagattatttcacttataattcactgtatcacaattccagtgggtcagaagttgactgtgcctttaaacagcttgcataattccagaaaatgatgtcatggctttagaagcttctgataggctaattgacatcatttgagtcaattggaggtgtacctgtggatgtatttcaaggcctaccttcaaactcagtgcctctttgcttgacatcatgggaaaatcaaaagaaatcagccaagacctcagaaagaaattgtagacctccacaagtctggttcatccttgggagcaatttccaaatgtctgaaggtaccacgttcatctgtacaaacaatagtacgcaagtataaacactatgggaccacgcagacgtcacaacgcttaggaaggagacacattctgtctcctagagatgaacgtactttggttcgagaagtgcaaatcaatcccagaacaacagcaaaggaccttgtgaagatgctggaagaaacaggtacaaagtatttatatccacagtgaaacgagtcctatatcaacataactgaaaaggccgctcagcaaggaagaagccactgctccaaaaccgccataaaaaagccagactacggtttgcaactgcacatagggacaaagatcgtactatttggagaaatgtcctatggtctgatgaaacattaATAGAaccttttggccataatgaccatcgttatgtttggaggaaaaaaggggacgtttccaagccgaagaacaccgtcccaactgtgaagtacgggggtggcagcatcatgttgtgggggtgctttgctgcaggagtgactggtgcacttcacaaaatagatgccatcatgaggtaggaaaatgatgtggaaatattgaagcaacatctcaagacatcaggcatgaagttaaagcttggttgcaaatgggtcttccaaatggacaatgaccacaagcatacttccaatgttgtggcgaaatggcttaaggacaacaaagtcaagttattggagtggccatcataaagccctgacctcaatcctatagaaaatgtgtgggcagaactgaaaaggcgtgtgcgagcaaggaggcctacaaacctgactcagttacaccagctctgtcaggaggaattggccaaaattcacccaacttattgtgggaagcttgtggaaggctacccaaaacgtttgacccaagttaaacaatttaaaggcaatactaccaaatactaattgagtgtatgtaaacttctgacccactgggWatgtgatgaaaaaaataacagctgaaataaatcattctctactattattctgacatttcacattcttaaaataaagtgttgatcctaactgaccaaagacagggaatttttactaggattaaatgtcagtaattgtgaaactgagtttaaatgtaattgtcttaggtgtatgtagacttccgacttcaactgtatagtgtatGCATGGCTCTATGGCCTCTTTTCATAGGTGATCAACCATGATACTCGCAGGTTTCGCTTTCGACTTCCCTCAACAGAACATATCCTGGGACTCCCTGTAGGTAAGTCTTCACTTGCACATTGTTCTTTCTGGGTTTTGTCAAGTGACAGTTTTTGATCATTGATTATTATTTTGTAGAATTCAGTTCCATTAATCTAAATAGTCCTTTAGCTCACCAGCATATTAATTAGACTCGCAACGTAATACTTGATTTGCGTTCCTGGAATGCTCTCTACTgtatgagtcatttagcagaacaaTCAGAGGATGAAGCCACACCCAATGACCCTAGCGCTATTTTAAGTCAGTGTTGACTTTGTTTCTAACCACCTTATTTGTTTCTTCTAGGTAATCATGTATACCTCTCTGCCCGTATTGACGGCAGCCTGGTAGTCAGACCATACACACCTGTGTCCAGTGACGACGACAAAGGATATGTTGATCTGGTTGTGAAGGTATGTATGGCTTGTCCAAGCAATCCTATATCATATTCTGAATATGAACACACTAGTACtatcaaacctgggtctgtatgtatcaagcatctcagagtagtagtgctgatctaggatcaggttccctttgtccatgtaatcttattattTGTGATCTAAAATTAAAAACGGATTCCTAAATCAGCACTCATATTATGAGAAGCTTGATACATACGGACCCTGATCTGCAAAGTGTATTTCATGGATAAAATTTCTCCCCAGATCTACTTCAGGAATGTGCACCTCAAGTTTCCTGACGGGGGGAAGATGTCCCAATACCTGGAGAGTTTGCAGCTGGGAGATGTGGTAGACTTCAGAGGACCAGGAGGCCTGCTGGAGTACAAAGGACATGGTACGGCCAGTCTGCTGCCTGGCACAACCTCCCTCTGATATATACAAAaatgatgtgtcccaaatggtaccctatttcctatatagtgcattactttttaccagggcccataagaaTCAGGagctatttgggacacacacatagTCTCCAATGGACTGGGTGTTTTAGCTTTGTGTGCTTAAGTGTGGTGTGGCTGGCTGAGACTGATCATGTGTGTACATACTTGTTTTCAACCTTAAGTCTACTGAATAAGTCGGCAGTACTTGTGTTATGTGGAAAATCTCCAAGTAATCACATTTTGCAACTTTCATGCTCCAGAAAAGCACTGCCTAAAGAATATAATTGTACTGTATTGCCACTGAAATGTATTATTAGATGATAATGGACACAACCAACAACTGTCTTCCATTTTGGACAAGATAGCTCCCCAAGCACACACTGGAAAAGGAAAGTAATAATTGTGTTGGCTTAGTTGTCTCATTGCTTTCTCCCATTAAATTCAACAGGGCTGTTTGCAGTTCAGACAGACAAAAAGTCTCCTGCTGAGATAAAAGTTGCCAGTACTGTGGGTCTGATAGCTGGAGGAACAGGTGAATCTACCCTATGCAACCCTGCCCTCTGAACTTAAACACTTAAATGTTGTCTACGCACAGGTAAATGTAGAGTGCTTTTAGTTCCTGGTGCTGAACTCCCTTCCCTGTCTGTAGGCATCACCCCTATGCTACAGCTGGTGCGCGCAATCATGAAGGACCCCAGTGAAAGCACCACCTGCAGCCTGCTGTATGCCAACCAGGTGTGTGGCCGCAGCTCACACTGGTCTCTCCTAGACTTTTAATATCATCTCTATAAATAAAGGATAGATAAATGCTTATTACTAGCATCACTGTGGATGTAGCTCATAGGCTTGCTTAGGTTGAGAGTTAACACTGAACCAGACACCTttgttaactgtgtgtgtgtatatgtgttcagACTGAGAAGGACATCCTGCTGAGGGATGAGCTGGAGGAGGTCCAAGTCAGACACCCAGACCGCTTCAAGCTGTGGTTTACAGTGGACAGGGCACCCGAGGGTATGTGGTTTATGGCTTTTGCTTGCGTTGCTTAACAAAATGTGTCAATTTGTATTATCATTTTGAATTAGTATTCATTGTGTATATTATGTCACAATAGCTTTTCAGCAGTCTGAAAAGCTAAACCTGGCCGTCTCCCTGCACAGACATGTAACGTTACCTTAGAGACTATTTGCACCAGAGAGACTCCAGTATATGCACCTTGTAAATTATTTGCACTGACTACCCACAAATCCAAcccttacagacacacacacacagaagcacccattaacacacacacacacacacacacacacacacacacacattcacactcagaACTcgtatacacacacattcaacgcTGCTGTTCTAATATATACTATTGATTCCAATAACCACTATATTACTAAATAGTATAACAGTCCATTTTTACTATGCATACTGACCTCTTCTACTACTTATTATGTTTGACTTGACTCTTCATTGCTATTATTGGttaatgtactgcattgttgagggagctagcacaTAAGCCTTTCACTGCACCGTTCgctgcaagtagcctagtggttagtgttgggccagtaactgaaaggttgctggatcgaatccccgagctgacaaggtaaaagtctgtcattctgccccctgaacaaggcagttaacctgctgttcaccggtaggccatcattgtaaataagaatttgttcttagctgacttgcctagttaaataaagtttccatttaaaatgtacaaaaaaactgCTGTAaactgtatgtgacaaatacattttattttatttgaatcctTATGCATACCGGTACTTGTTTGCGATCCCATGAAAGATTGAATAAGATCCATTTGTGTGGCTCAGGCTGGGAGTACAGTGAGGGCTTCATCAACGCAGACATGATCCAGGAGCACCTGCCTGCCCCCAGTGACGACACCTTGGTGCTCATGTGCGGTCCGCCCCCCATGATCCAGTTTGCCTgcaaccctaacctggacaagtTGGGCTACCGGCAGAGTCAGCGCTTTGCCTACTAGTCTTCAGCCAAGGGACTTTCCtcccagccaccaccggcctgggCATTCTCAATTCAACAAGGACATCAATTCAGTGCTAGACTTGAGCTGGAACTACTGCTTGAGAACCAGCATCTCTTTAAAGAATATTGGGTTAAAAATATTGCAGAGTTCCGCGacctaaatataaacaataccggcacccaaaatgagtaacGGCTCCTATTTCAGTCCACTAGAAGCACTGCATCAGTCTACTGCCAAAAGCCCCATCTGATAAGTGCAGACATGGCCTCTTATATATCAGGTTGATCATTAAATGCTCACTTGCAACCAAAGTCCTACCTTTGTATTATTGGCCTCCACTAAGCTCTGCCTCATCCCCTGCTGATAGCTACAATTGATTGGGCCCTGTGTATTTTTAGGTGAGCTGTTGAGGCTTTGATTTATTATTGATGTTCTTACCCTTGCGTGTTCTTCCtaagaacaggacagagagaacagacccTAAAGATAAAGCCACATACTGAGCTGAATTACGCCCAGGGGTGCAGTGCTGAATATGAGAAGGCCGCCCAGGCAGCATTGCTTTAAATGCACACATGACACATTATATACACTTAAGTATTTCAGCTTTTGCAGAGATGCATTATACTGTATTTTGGCATCTGCTTTGAGtgttacaaatatatacagtgcccttTGTATTTACTGGGATGTtgacaattttgttgttgttttggctctgtactccagaactttgaatttgaaatgatacaatgactatgaggttaaagtgcagactgtcagctttaatgtgACTTTTTGCACTTTTTGTACATCGTCCtctcattttaggggaccaaaagtattgagacaaattcacttatgtgtattaaagtagtctcAAGTTTAGTATTTTGTCCAATATTCATAGCAATCGATGATTAAATTAAGTTTGACTACACGTGTTGGaggcatttgctgtttgttttggttgtttcagattattttatgcccactagaaatgaatggtaaataatgtattgtgtcattttggagactcttttattgtaaataagaatatgtttctaaacacttctacgttaatgtggatgctaccattatTATGGATAGTCTTGAATGAATcgtaaataatgatgagtgagaaagaccCACAGATatcatagcccccccccccaatgctaacctcccctgttattgtaatagtGAGRGKTWRSMWKKYYTKgggggggggggggggggtgtatgatatttgtatgtctgtaattttctcactcatcattgttCAAGATTCATTCAAGACTATCGGTAATCATGTTAGGTTTCCCATTAGCAAATGTGGAAGTGTTCAGTGAGAttgagtgagcataataattaAAGGCGCTTTTTGTATGCCTGTGGCAATTGTTTGATATATTATACTTTAAGAGCTTTATCTGCAATGCACTACTACACTCGTTGTAAAATGTATTCTGTGtttatgaagagagagaaactaaCATTTCTGGCAGCATTTCAAATTGCTTCCACTCAGACATGATCCATCCTGTTCTATTTACGCATTAAATCGATATTATCCATGGTTGCAAAAATAAAAGAGTATTGAGGAGGGAAACAATCATTTGTACACCTTCAATTTGCTGGAACAATGTAGCTCTGGTTGTGGCAGTTGAATGATATCGCAACGAGGAGTCATCTGCATTTCAGCAGACGATGTAGTCTGGTCCAAATGCTGGGACAGAGTGGGAGTTGGAAAGGTTCTTCTAATTCCACTGCCTACACTGTTGATAGGGATTAGGGATTACTGAGGATTTGAGATGCTGAATTGCAGTTGGTTTGGGTGTAGGAGTAGCTCTCTATCCACAAGGATGCTGGatgaggattattattatttttttagtaAGCTTTTCTTGTGCTGCTAAAATGTGGCgtcggcagctccgggctgaatACAACTTTTAACATTGTAAAGTACAAGTAACTTTCATGTGGGTTCGTGCAGGAACTATTATGGAGGTAATGCGATTCCACTGAATCATTAATAGCAGAAGCACGAGCATGACCTGGGAATAGAACATTACTATTTTTAGCCTATGTTGATTTGATATCATTCATAGGGGGTTAAACCTAAAACATTTT
Coding sequences within:
- the LOC111965293 gene encoding NADH-cytochrome b5 reductase 3-like; this translates as MKYALSTTVAVTAGVVLLSTVGIIVALYLGKKKKPPVTLLDPTQKYQLTLIDKEVINHDTRRFRFRLPSTEHILGLPVGNHVYLSARIDGSLVVRPYTPVSSDDDKGYVDLVVKIYFRNVHLKFPDGGKMSQYLESLQLGDVVDFRGPGGLLEYKGHGLFAVQTDKKSPAEIKVASTVGLIAGGTGITPMLQLVRAIMKDPSESTTCSLLYANQTEKDILLRDELEEVQVRHPDRFKLWFTVDRAPEGWEYSEGFINADMIQEHLPAPSDDTLVLMCGPPPMIQFACNPNLDKLGYRQSQRFAY